One Atribacterota bacterium genomic window carries:
- the whiA gene encoding DNA-binding protein WhiA — MYFSPLVKQELARIIPSKNYEQKSELLAFIIMNGRIDSSSKLLIILDNPVMIKVVYFLVKRAFRYEAKIDIIKKNHKKKIYNISVANTQKIKLILKQFQLTRNVRGDLRRVGTVRNKEEIIRNFSEQDFLRGAFLAGGFVNDPERMYHLEIACPSKEVAQMIGDVLHHSSFFTKISFWQKKWTVYIKKSEQIFEFLRFIGVQRALLNLQDIIARKDILNTVNRLVNCETANLDKTIFSASRQLFYIDLVLKNVGLENLSPNLREVIKIRLNHPYASIQELADTLGGGITKSGIYHRLKKIKQLAEYNLPANEI, encoded by the coding sequence TTGTATTTTTCACCACTGGTAAAACAAGAATTAGCTCGCATAATTCCGTCAAAAAATTATGAGCAAAAAAGTGAGCTATTAGCCTTTATAATAATGAATGGCAGAATTGATTCCTCCAGTAAGCTATTAATTATTCTTGATAATCCAGTTATGATTAAGGTAGTTTATTTTTTAGTGAAGAGAGCTTTTCGCTACGAAGCTAAAATAGACATAATAAAGAAAAACCATAAAAAGAAGATTTATAATATATCTGTTGCTAATACACAAAAAATAAAATTAATCTTAAAGCAATTTCAATTAACAAGAAATGTTAGGGGAGATTTAAGAAGAGTAGGAACAGTCAGAAACAAAGAAGAAATAATAAGAAATTTTTCTGAGCAAGACTTTTTGCGAGGAGCCTTTTTAGCAGGTGGTTTTGTTAATGACCCTGAGAGAATGTATCATCTGGAGATTGCCTGTCCTTCTAAGGAGGTGGCACAAATGATTGGGGATGTTTTACACCATTCCTCGTTTTTTACCAAAATAAGCTTCTGGCAAAAGAAGTGGACTGTTTATATTAAAAAGAGTGAACAAATCTTTGAATTTTTACGTTTTATCGGAGTACAGAGAGCATTGTTAAACCTTCAAGATATTATTGCACGAAAAGATATTTTAAATACCGTAAATCGATTAGTTAATTGTGAAACAGCCAATCTAGATAAAACAATATTTTCGGCTTCCCGACAATTATTTTATATCGACTTAGTACTAAAGAACGTTGGTCTGGAAAATTTATCTCCTAATCTTAGAGAGGTAATTAAAATCCGTCTAAACCATCCCTATGCCAGTATCCAGGAGCTTGCTGATACCCTGGGAGGGGGCATCACTAAGTCAGGGATATATCATCGCTTGAAAAAGATTAAACAACTGGCAGAATACAATTTGCCAGCAAACGAAATTTAA